In Thermodesulfobacteriota bacterium, the genomic stretch GCTTTACGGCCGCGCTGCACTACTTCTCAGGTACGAGGGGGAGGGGGGGGAGGGGAGGGAGGGCCGCGTGGGTCGCCGTGCTCGTAATTGTCGCGGCCCTTTCGGTCGCCGCCCATGTGAGGAACGACATGTGGACCGACAGGCTCGCTTTCTGGGAGTACGAGGTCGGGAAGTCACCCCGAAAGCCGACGGTACGCAACAACCTCGGCCTCGTCTACTCCGGCCTGGGCCGTATGGAGGAGGCGGTGGAGGAGTTCAAGCTCTCCATAAAGTATGGTCCCGCCTATGCCCTTCCCTACAAGAACCTCGGGAACGTCTACTACAGCCTGGGTCGCCTTTCCGAGGCCATGGAGGAGTACGAAACGTCTTTATGGCTCAAGCCGGAGCAGGCACGGGTACGCAACAACCTCGGGGCGATATACGCGGGCCGGGGGCGTCTTTCCGAGGCCGTCGAGGAGTATAAGGAGGCCCTGCGGCTTGAGCCCGGTTACGCCAGGGCCCGCTACAACCTGGGAACCGCCTACGCGAAGCAGGGCCGCGCCGACGAGGCCGTCGAAGAGTACGGAAAGGCCATAGCCCTTAAGCCGGACTACGTAAAGGCCCGCTATAATCTCGGTCTTGTCTATATGGAGAAGGGGATGAGGGAAGAGGCGAGGGGGGAGTTGGAGAAGGCGTTTGCGCTAAACCCCGGCGACGGGGAGATAAGGGGTGCCCTGGACTCTCTTCGCGAATGAGCCGGTATTATTCCGCGGCCTCTTTAAGCGCGGCCTGCGCGGCCGCCAGGCGCGCTATGGGTACGCGGAACGGAGAGCACGAGACGTAGTCGAAGCCGTTACGGTGGCAGAACTCCACCGAGGCCGGGTCTCCGCCGTGCTCGCCGCAGATGCCTATCTTAAGGCCCTTACGGGCGCTCCTTCCTCTCTCGATGCCCCACTTTATAAGCATCCCCACCCCTTCCTGGTCGAGCGACTGGAACGGGTCGTCTTTGAAGATGCCGCTCTTTTTCTCGTCCACGTAGTCGGGGAGGAACCTTCCGGAGTCGTCCCTGGACATGCCGAGCGTCATCTGCGTGAGGTCGTTGGTGCCGAAGCTGAAGAAGTCGGCGACTTCGGCTATGCGGTCGGCCAGCAGCGCGGCCCTGGGGACCTCTATCATCGTGCCGACGAGGTACTTTACCTCGACACCCTTCTCCTTTATTACCTCGTCAGCCACCTTGCGGGTGGCGGTGGTCAGTATTCCGAGCTCCTTCGGGTCCATTATGAGGGGGTGCATTATCTCCGGGGACACCTTTATGCCCTTTTTCTTGCAGTCGCAGGCGGCCTCGATTATGGCCCTTACCTGCATCTCGAGTATGCCGGGGTAGGTTATGCAGAGCCGGCAGCCGCGGTGGCCGAGCATGGGGTTGGCCTCGTGCAACTTGTCGATGCGCCGCTTTACGTCGGTGAAGGAAATCCCGAGTGCCTGGGCCAGGTGTTTCTGGTCGCTTTCGTTATGGGGGACGAACTCGTGGAGCGGCGGGTCAAGGAGCCTTATGGTGACGGACTTTCCGTCCATGACCGTAAAGAGGCCGGTAAAGTCCCTCCTCTGGAGCGGCAGGAGGTCGGAGATGGCCTGCTTCCTCGTGGTGCTGTTGGAGGCGACGATCATCTTCTGAATGGCAAGCCTCCGTTCGTCGGTATCGAAGAACATGTGCTCGGTCCTGCAGAGCCCTAAACCCTCCGCGCCCAGGCGGAGCGCGTTCTCGGCGTCGTAGGGGGTGTCCACGTTGGTCCTTACCTCGAGCCTCCGCGCCTTGTCCGCCCACTTCATTATGGTGTCGTAGGCCTTCGGGAGGACCGGCTCTATGAGAGGCAGGGCCGAGACGAAGACCTCGCCCGAGGAGCCGTTTATGGTTATCTCGTCACCTTCCTTTACCACCGTACCCCCTACCGAGACGGTCTTCGCGGCCTCGTCTATCAAGAGGTCTTCGCAGCCGACGATGCAGCACTTGCCCCAGCCCCTGGCCACCACCGCGGCGTGCGAGGTCTTGCCGCCCGTAGCCGTCAGGATCCCCCTTGCCGCGTGCATCCCGCCCACGTCCTCGGGGCTCGTCTCCTGCCTTACCAGCAGCACGTTTTTCCCCTCGGCGGCCCACTCCTCGGCGTCCTTCGCCGTAAAGACCACCTGTCCGGCGGCCGCTCCCGGCACGGCGTCTATTCCGGTGGCGAAGAGCTTTTTCTTTAGCTCGTCCTGCGGGATGTGAGGGTCGATTACGGGGTAGAAGAGCCCCTCTATGTCGTTCTCCGTTACCCTCAGGATGGCATCTTCCTTGGTTATGAGCTTTTCTTCCACCATGTCGGCGGCGATCCGGAAGGCGGCCGCGGGAGAGCGTTTTCCGTTCCTTGTCTGAAGTATGTAGAGTTTTCCCTCCTCGATGGTGAACTCTATGTCCTGCATGTCGCAGAAGTGTTTTTCGAGTTTTTTCCTTACGTCGGTGAGTTGACTGTAGGCGTCGGGCATGAGTTTTCCGAGCTCGTCCAGGTGGAGGGGGGTGCGGATTCCGGCTACGACGTCCTCGCCCTGGGCGTTCATGAGGAGGTCGCCGTAGAATACGTCCTCGCCGGTGTTGGGGTCGCGGGTGAAGCATACCCCGGTCCCGGAGGTCTCGCCCCTGTTGCCGAAGACCATCTGCACCACGTTCAAGGCCGTACCGAGGAGCCCCGTTATCTTCTCGACCCTCCTGTAGGTAACGGCCTTGTCGGCCATCCAGGAGCCGAAGACCGCGTCCATGGAGCCCCAGAGCTGGATCTGCGGGTCCTGGGGGAACTCCTCGCCGGTGCTGTCCTTGTAGACGCCCTTGAGTATAGTGATGAGTTCCGCGAGCTCTTCTTCGTTGACGTCGGTGTCGAGGATCTTTCTGGAGCGGAGCTTTAGCCGGGGCTTGGTGCGGCGTCCTTTTATCCCCTCGAACTCTTCTTCGAACTTTTCCTTGGCTATCCCCCTGGCCGTGGAGCCGTACATCACTATGAAGCGGCGGTAGGCGTCGAGAGCGAAGCGTCGGTTGGAGGTTTTTTTGGCGAGCCCTTCGACGGAGCGGTCGTTCAGCCCGAGGTTCAGGATGGTCTCCATCATGCCCGGCATGCTGCTGGCCGCCCCGCTCCTTACCGATACCAGGAGCGGGTCGTCCGGGTCGCCGAACTTCTTGCCGGCGAGCTTTTCGAGCTTTTGGAGGTGCTTTGCGACCTCTTCTTTGAGGCCTTTGGGGTAGGTGTTTTTGTTCTTGTAGAAGAGGTCGCAGACCTCGGTGGTGATGGTGAAGCCGGCGGGTACGGGGAGTCCTATGTTGGTCATCTCGGCCAGGCCCGCGCCCTTGCCGCCGAGGAGCTTCTTCATGCCCCTCTTGCCCTCGGCCTTGCCGTCACCGAAGAAGTAGACGAATTTTTTTTCGGCC encodes the following:
- a CDS encoding tetratricopeptide repeat protein, with the protein product FTAALHYFSGTRGRGGRGGRAAWVAVLVIVAALSVAAHVRNDMWTDRLAFWEYEVGKSPRKPTVRNNLGLVYSGLGRMEEAVEEFKLSIKYGPAYALPYKNLGNVYYSLGRLSEAMEEYETSLWLKPEQARVRNNLGAIYAGRGRLSEAVEEYKEALRLEPGYARARYNLGTAYAKQGRADEAVEEYGKAIALKPDYVKARYNLGLVYMEKGMREEARGELEKAFALNPGDGEIRGALDSLRE
- the ppdK gene encoding pyruvate, phosphate dikinase, coding for MAEKKFVYFFGDGKAEGKRGMKKLLGGKGAGLAEMTNIGLPVPAGFTITTEVCDLFYKNKNTYPKGLKEEVAKHLQKLEKLAGKKFGDPDDPLLVSVRSGAASSMPGMMETILNLGLNDRSVEGLAKKTSNRRFALDAYRRFIVMYGSTARGIAKEKFEEEFEGIKGRRTKPRLKLRSRKILDTDVNEEELAELITILKGVYKDSTGEEFPQDPQIQLWGSMDAVFGSWMADKAVTYRRVEKITGLLGTALNVVQMVFGNRGETSGTGVCFTRDPNTGEDVFYGDLLMNAQGEDVVAGIRTPLHLDELGKLMPDAYSQLTDVRKKLEKHFCDMQDIEFTIEEGKLYILQTRNGKRSPAAAFRIAADMVEEKLITKEDAILRVTENDIEGLFYPVIDPHIPQDELKKKLFATGIDAVPGAAAGQVVFTAKDAEEWAAEGKNVLLVRQETSPEDVGGMHAARGILTATGGKTSHAAVVARGWGKCCIVGCEDLLIDEAAKTVSVGGTVVKEGDEITINGSSGEVFVSALPLIEPVLPKAYDTIMKWADKARRLEVRTNVDTPYDAENALRLGAEGLGLCRTEHMFFDTDERRLAIQKMIVASNSTTRKQAISDLLPLQRRDFTGLFTVMDGKSVTIRLLDPPLHEFVPHNESDQKHLAQALGISFTDVKRRIDKLHEANPMLGHRGCRLCITYPGILEMQVRAIIEAACDCKKKGIKVSPEIMHPLIMDPKELGILTTATRKVADEVIKEKGVEVKYLVGTMIEVPRAALLADRIAEVADFFSFGTNDLTQMTLGMSRDDSGRFLPDYVDEKKSGIFKDDPFQSLDQEGVGMLIKWGIERGRSARKGLKIGICGEHGGDPASVEFCHRNGFDYVSCSPFRVPIARLAAAQAALKEAAE